A stretch of DNA from Methanolinea mesophila:
CTGGCGACCAGGGAAGGAAAACGGGTCGGACACCTGAAGTCGATGCAGCAGAACCAGGAGAACATAAGAGAAGCGGACGCAGGTGCTGAGGTGGCGATCTCGATCGAAGGGGCCACCGTGGGAAGGCAGATCAATGTCGAGGACGACCTGCTGGTAGACATTCCAGAAAAACATGTTAAGGTGCTGGAAATGGAGATGTTATCCCATCTCCCCATAAGCACCCAGGAGGTCCTTGCGGAATTTACCGCCCTGAAGAGGAAGGAGGATCCCTTCTGGGGAAAGTAGTTTTAATAGTATCCTCGTCCAATTTTATAGGTACTTCTCCAGCGATAGATCTCCCGCGATGAGGCCGCTCACGCAGCCCCCGGATAGAACGTTTCTGGAGTTATCCTTCGGGAAATCAGGAGCAACAAAGTTATGGTAGAATTTAAAGTGGTCTTATCCGACCGTAAGACGGGGCGCGCCTACAATATTGATGTGAGCGGGGGCGCTGCCGGTGGAATTATCGGGAAGAAACTCGGCGACGAGATCGATGCGGGCGCCCTGGGACTCTCGGGATACAAGATCGAGCTGACCGGTGCATCCGACAGGAACGGAACTCCCGCCAAGAAGAACCTCCCCGTGGCAGGAAGACGCAGGATCCTGCTCGCAGGAGGAGTAGGGTTCAACCCTGTCATGGACGGTCAGAGACGGAGAAAGTCCATCAGAGGGAACGAGATAACCGCGGATTTCGTGCAGATCAATGCCAGCGTGACAAAATACGGCGAAAAGCCCCTTGAAGAACACTTCGCGAAACCTGTCGAAGAACCGAAGAAAGAATAGAAATATTTCCACTAACTCTCGTTTTTCAGCATTTGTTCACGAAGTGCGGGGAGGAGGTCTTCGAAGGGTATGTCGTACTTCCTCGCAAGGATTACGATCGCTGCCTGGGGTCTCAATTTGCCGTCGAACTGCTGGTGAATGAGATCGTTCATCTGGGAGACGACACCGGTGACCGGCTGGCCCGTGCCCGCGGCCATACGTTTCAGTAACTCCTGCAGTGCATCCGACCGGCTGAACATGGAGGAAGACGGCTTGAATCCCAATGGGATGTCCACCTGATCCACCACGAAAAGCGGGACTATCATTTCGCCCTCGAAGGCGATAAGGCCCTCTTCGAGGGCTTTCTGGATGACCTGGTTTGCCTGGTCTATGCTCATCCATTTCCTGTCGAATGCGAGATAATACACGATCTCATTCTTTTTCAGCCTCTCTTTTCTCGTGTGGCGGAAGGGTGCAGCGATAGTGATTGAAA
This window harbors:
- a CDS encoding 30S ribosomal protein S6e; this encodes MVEFKVVLSDRKTGRAYNIDVSGGAAGGIIGKKLGDEIDAGALGLSGYKIELTGASDRNGTPAKKNLPVAGRRRILLAGGVGFNPVMDGQRRRKSIRGNEITADFVQINASVTKYGEKPLEEHFAKPVEEPKKE
- a CDS encoding DUF2240 family protein encodes the protein MSLSITIAAPFRHTRKERLKKNEIVYYLAFDRKWMSIDQANQVIQKALEEGLIAFEGEMIVPLFVVDQVDIPLGFKPSSSMFSRSDALQELLKRMAAGTGQPVTGVVSQMNDLIHQQFDGKLRPQAAIVILARKYDIPFEDLLPALREQMLKNES